One genomic region from Haloarcula taiwanensis encodes:
- a CDS encoding dolichyl-phosphate-mannose--protein mannosyltransferase, with amino-acid sequence MAEPSLPSALRDVRDRSRSWFADDPRATVKLVVAATLLGLVLRVAALGSRVAHFDEGRVAYWALHLRDSGSFAYRYIIHGPFIQHVDSWVFTLAAPTDFTMRLPVAIVGGLLPLTALLFRRHLRSDETVFMAAFLALNPVLLYFSRFMRSDVLVAAFMFTAFGLLVRFVDTRKARYLYGAGAFMAFGFASKENAIVYVLTWLGATGLLLAKVLVLPNGYRDAAAFLRTVPSIGAIWGRVAGRVRADVGLVVTTVRSFRDRHDSAASVLAAYASHIVLAALVFGLISLFFYAPRGAGVAGIEHPPAPAASGDINFWSGVTNPSLFPELVQTTWERVADQYSEWFSPASEKATTTETGLVASIETFYESVDGHYEVLLKALGYTAAPLLLFSVFGYAVDRLGIVEPRHLIPFAAYGGYVSILGYPIGTDIGAPWLAVHVVVPLSIPAAVGFAAVVRWGNESLSADDVTGAVIAAAIVLLVTVLVVNTSATRVYTNEHLEENSLVQYAQPQESLRADLAEMDRIATANGNGTDVVMYHGERGDAYDGDDAYVKEDRGEWNDSWWNTRPTCLQWHNSLPLPWYYAADDVNVSCENRPDMLVEQAESDQPPIIITQRIDSTVPDEQLEAAGYAPKTHRMRTKYSSNDMTVWVHESYGREPNR; translated from the coding sequence ATGGCTGAGCCGTCCCTGCCGTCCGCCCTCCGCGATGTCCGGGACCGGAGCCGGTCCTGGTTCGCGGACGACCCCCGCGCGACCGTGAAGCTCGTCGTCGCCGCGACGCTTCTCGGTCTCGTCCTCAGAGTCGCAGCACTCGGGAGCCGCGTCGCCCATTTCGACGAAGGCCGCGTGGCCTACTGGGCGCTCCATCTCCGCGATTCCGGGTCGTTCGCCTACCGATACATCATCCACGGTCCGTTCATCCAGCACGTCGATAGCTGGGTGTTCACCCTCGCCGCGCCGACCGATTTCACGATGCGGCTCCCAGTCGCGATTGTCGGTGGCCTGCTTCCGCTGACAGCGCTGCTCTTTCGCCGACACCTCCGGTCCGACGAGACAGTCTTCATGGCCGCCTTTCTCGCACTCAATCCAGTTCTCCTGTACTTCTCGCGGTTTATGCGTAGCGACGTGCTGGTCGCGGCGTTCATGTTCACCGCCTTCGGCCTGCTCGTCCGGTTTGTCGACACCCGGAAGGCGCGCTATCTCTACGGCGCCGGGGCGTTCATGGCATTCGGATTCGCCTCGAAGGAGAACGCTATCGTCTACGTACTGACGTGGCTCGGCGCGACCGGCCTCCTGCTGGCGAAGGTACTCGTGCTCCCGAACGGCTACCGCGACGCCGCCGCCTTCCTCCGAACCGTCCCGAGTATCGGTGCCATCTGGGGCCGCGTCGCTGGTCGCGTTCGGGCGGACGTCGGGCTTGTCGTCACCACCGTCCGCTCGTTCCGCGACCGCCACGACAGCGCCGCCTCCGTCCTCGCGGCGTACGCGAGTCATATCGTCCTCGCCGCGCTGGTGTTCGGCCTCATCTCGCTGTTCTTCTATGCGCCCCGCGGCGCTGGTGTCGCCGGTATCGAACATCCGCCAGCACCGGCCGCCAGCGGCGACATAAACTTCTGGTCCGGCGTGACGAACCCATCGCTGTTCCCGGAGCTCGTCCAGACCACCTGGGAGCGCGTCGCTGACCAGTACAGCGAGTGGTTCTCGCCGGCCTCGGAGAAAGCCACGACCACTGAAACGGGCCTCGTCGCGTCTATCGAGACGTTCTACGAGAGTGTCGACGGTCACTACGAGGTACTGCTGAAAGCGCTGGGCTACACTGCGGCACCGCTGCTCCTGTTCTCGGTCTTCGGGTACGCGGTCGACCGACTGGGAATCGTCGAGCCGCGTCACCTCATCCCGTTCGCGGCCTACGGCGGCTACGTCTCGATTCTGGGCTACCCCATCGGGACCGACATCGGCGCGCCGTGGCTCGCCGTCCACGTCGTCGTCCCGCTGTCGATTCCAGCCGCCGTCGGGTTCGCCGCCGTTGTCCGATGGGGGAACGAATCGCTGTCGGCTGACGACGTGACCGGCGCTGTCATCGCCGCCGCCATCGTTCTGCTCGTCACTGTACTCGTCGTCAACACGAGCGCAACGCGGGTGTATACAAACGAGCATCTCGAGGAGAACTCGCTGGTCCAGTACGCTCAGCCACAGGAGTCGCTCCGTGCGGATCTGGCCGAGATGGACCGGATCGCGACGGCCAACGGGAACGGCACCGATGTAGTGATGTATCACGGGGAGCGCGGCGATGCATACGACGGCGACGACGCGTACGTCAAGGAAGACCGCGGTGAGTGGAACGACTCGTGGTGGAACACCAGACCGACCTGCCTGCAGTGGCACAACTCGCTGCCGCTGCCGTGGTACTACGCGGCCGACGACGTGAACGTCTCGTGTGAGAACCGGCCCGACATGCTCGTCGAGCAGGCGGAGAGTGACCAGCCGCCGATAATCATCACCCAGCGGATTGACAGCACGGTCCCTGACGAACAGCTCGAAGCCGCCGGGTACGCGCCCAAGACCCACCGGATGCGAACGAAATACAGCTCGAACGACATGACAGTGTGGGTCCACGAGTCCTACGGCCGAGAACCGAACCGTTAA
- a CDS encoding 6,7-dimethyl-8-ribityllumazine synthase, producing MVQLGLVVAQYDKHGAVIEEMEHGAYEAAADSDAEIIASIDVPGSYDTPLAADRLARRSDVDAVAVLGAIISGDTDHDQVIGNAAAQGLTDVSLDRDTPVTLGIIGPGMSQDEAEARTDKGASAVRSAIELATELEQ from the coding sequence ATGGTGCAGCTCGGGCTGGTTGTCGCCCAGTACGACAAACACGGGGCCGTTATCGAGGAGATGGAGCACGGGGCTTACGAGGCCGCTGCCGACAGCGACGCCGAAATTATCGCGTCGATTGATGTCCCCGGGTCCTACGACACGCCGCTGGCCGCTGACCGGCTCGCGCGCCGATCAGATGTCGACGCTGTCGCCGTCCTCGGCGCGATCATCAGCGGCGACACCGACCACGACCAGGTCATCGGCAACGCCGCTGCGCAGGGGCTGACCGACGTGTCCCTCGACCGCGACACCCCAGTCACGCTGGGCATCATCGGCCCGGGCATGAGCCAGGACGAGGCTGAGGCCCGAACCGACAAGGGGGCCTCGGCCGTCCGGAGCGCAATCGAACTCGCCACCGAACTCGAACAATGA
- a CDS encoding aspartate aminotransferase produces MTMDFASRVERVEPSATLAISNKAAELEAEGKDVVDLSVGEPDFDTPENIKQAAKDALDAGHTGYTSSNGIPELKEAIADKLHDDGLTQYGPENLIVTPGGKQALYEIFQTVIDDGDEVALLDPAWVSYEAMAKLAGGTLTRVDTAAHDFQLEGALDDLADAVSDETELLVVNSPGNPHGAVYSREALEGVRDLAVEHDITVISDEIYKEITYDGVEAASLGTLEGMEDRTITLNGFSKAYSMTGWRLGYFAAPEELVSQAGKVHSHSVSCAVNFVQHAGVEAITNTDDAVEEMRQAFAERREFLMGLFEDHGVHVPEPQGAFYMMPEIAPDGDDTEWCDQAISEAQVATVPGTAFGTPGYARISYANSKERLEEAVDRLAEADLI; encoded by the coding sequence ATGACTATGGACTTCGCTTCCCGCGTCGAACGTGTAGAACCGAGCGCGACCCTCGCGATCAGCAACAAGGCCGCCGAACTGGAGGCCGAGGGCAAGGATGTCGTCGACCTGAGCGTCGGCGAACCCGACTTCGACACGCCGGAGAATATCAAACAGGCCGCCAAGGACGCACTCGACGCCGGGCACACCGGCTACACGTCCTCCAACGGCATCCCCGAACTGAAAGAGGCTATCGCCGACAAGCTCCACGACGACGGCCTCACCCAGTACGGCCCGGAGAATCTCATCGTCACGCCGGGTGGCAAGCAGGCCTTGTACGAAATCTTCCAGACCGTCATCGACGACGGCGACGAAGTCGCCCTGCTCGACCCGGCTTGGGTGTCTTACGAGGCGATGGCGAAACTCGCCGGCGGCACGCTGACCCGCGTCGACACCGCCGCCCACGACTTCCAACTGGAGGGCGCACTCGACGACCTCGCCGACGCCGTCTCCGACGAGACGGAACTTCTCGTCGTGAACTCGCCGGGCAACCCTCACGGTGCCGTGTACTCCCGTGAAGCGCTCGAGGGCGTTCGCGACCTCGCCGTCGAGCACGACATCACGGTCATCTCCGACGAGATTTACAAGGAGATTACCTACGACGGCGTCGAAGCCGCCTCGCTGGGCACGCTTGAGGGTATGGAAGACCGGACTATCACCCTCAACGGCTTCTCGAAGGCCTACTCGATGACCGGCTGGCGGCTGGGCTACTTCGCGGCCCCGGAAGAACTGGTCTCACAGGCTGGCAAGGTCCACTCCCACTCGGTCTCGTGTGCCGTGAACTTCGTCCAGCACGCCGGCGTCGAGGCCATCACGAACACCGACGACGCCGTCGAGGAGATGCGCCAGGCCTTCGCCGAGCGCCGCGAGTTCCTCATGGGTCTGTTCGAGGACCACGGTGTCCACGTCCCCGAACCCCAGGGCGCGTTCTACATGATGCCCGAAATCGCTCCGGACGGCGACGACACCGAGTGGTGTGACCAGGCCATCTCCGAGGCGCAGGTCGCCACCGTCCCCGGGACCGCGTTCGGGACGCCCGGCTACGCCCGCATCTCCTACGCCAACAGCAAGGAACGACTGGAGGAAGCTGTCGACCGGCTGGCCGAGGCCGACCTCATCTAA
- a CDS encoding ATP synthase subunit C has protein sequence MSGTVTAAMLQTGSPAISAEAASYLAGGLAALAVGLAALGSGFAERGIGAAAVGAIAEDPDMFGRGLILTVLPETLVILTLVTVFVVT, from the coding sequence ATGTCAGGCACCGTAACTGCGGCTATGTTACAGACGGGTAGTCCTGCGATATCCGCCGAGGCAGCCAGCTATCTCGCCGGGGGACTTGCGGCCCTCGCCGTCGGGTTAGCGGCGCTTGGCTCCGGATTCGCCGAGCGCGGTATCGGTGCGGCGGCCGTTGGGGCCATCGCCGAGGACCCTGATATGTTCGGCCGGGGACTCATCCTCACGGTCCTGCCCGAGACGCTCGTCATCCTCACGCTGGTGACGGTGTTCGTCGTCACGTAA
- a CDS encoding FAD synthase: MTRVVAQGTFDILHPGHAHYLADAADMGDELHVIVARSVNVTHKEPPVVPDEQRREMVSALKPVDKAHLGHSEDIFVPIERIEPDIIALGYDQHHDDDQLEAALSARGIDCEVRRASPLEAHASDRLLSTGDIIDRILDERSE; encoded by the coding sequence GTGACCCGCGTCGTCGCACAGGGCACGTTCGATATCCTGCACCCAGGCCACGCCCACTACCTCGCAGACGCCGCCGACATGGGCGACGAACTGCACGTCATCGTGGCCCGGTCGGTCAACGTCACGCACAAGGAGCCGCCGGTCGTCCCGGACGAGCAACGGCGAGAGATGGTCAGCGCACTCAAACCCGTCGATAAAGCACATCTCGGCCACTCGGAAGATATCTTTGTCCCGATCGAACGCATCGAACCGGACATCATCGCGCTTGGGTACGACCAGCACCACGACGACGACCAACTCGAAGCAGCGCTGTCCGCCCGGGGTATCGACTGTGAGGTCCGCCGGGCCAGCCCGCTGGAGGCCCACGCGTCCGACCGACTGCTCTCGACGGGGGACATCATCGACCGGATTCTCGACGAGCGGAGCGAGTGA
- a CDS encoding proteasome protein, translated as MGLFRTGGILGIAESALEFALAASEEAHPNEYMGFLRGDDASKLGLDDDGTVLTDVLVIPGTESNPVSATVKTSMVPNDMRAAGSIHSHPNGVLQPSDADLATFGRGDVHIIVGYPYGRDDWQAFDSDGSEVDLPVLDVEPPEESFFDFDQADIDAELREEEFDK; from the coding sequence ATGGGGTTGTTCCGAACGGGCGGGATACTCGGGATCGCAGAGTCCGCACTCGAGTTCGCGCTCGCAGCCTCCGAGGAGGCCCATCCCAACGAATATATGGGCTTTCTCCGGGGCGATGACGCCAGCAAGCTCGGGCTCGACGACGACGGCACGGTGCTGACCGACGTACTAGTCATTCCGGGAACGGAGTCGAACCCGGTCAGCGCGACCGTCAAGACGAGCATGGTGCCAAACGACATGCGAGCGGCGGGATCGATTCACTCCCACCCGAACGGCGTCCTCCAGCCCAGCGACGCCGACCTGGCCACGTTCGGCCGCGGCGACGTCCACATCATTGTCGGCTACCCGTACGGCCGCGACGACTGGCAGGCCTTCGACAGCGACGGGAGCGAGGTCGACCTCCCGGTGCTGGACGTCGAGCCGCCCGAGGAGTCCTTCTTCGATTTCGACCAGGCCGACATCGACGCCGAACTGCGCGAGGAGGAGTTCGACAAGTGA
- a CDS encoding RecJ like exonuclease, with the protein MSSPTGTGDGATVPDGGTIVYDLADQCTSDDLEEGALYHATVNGTVEYGVFVDLSDAVSGLVHDSNLLGQYDVGDDLIVELGEIRPDGDLSFEEVRVADYEDERVVHGDATTVADLADATGETVIIEGQVVQIKQTGGPTVFQVRDETGIVPCAAFEEAGVRAHPDVEIDDIVRVSGRAEERDDGLQVEAESLTVLDGDAAADVESDLDAALAEAAEPADVEPLVEWPAFEKLWDDLREVATELRKTVLSGRPIRMRHHADGDGLCASVPLQVALESFIASQYEDASAPQHLLKRLPSKAPYYEMEDVTRDLNFALEDRTRHGQKLPMLLMLDNGSTEEDTPAYRNLRHYDIPVVVVDHHHPDPEAVEPLIEQHVNPYLHDEDYRITTGMLCVELARMIDPDLTEDLAHVPAVAGLSDRSEAEAMRDYIDLASEQGYDETDLRDIGEALDYATHWLRYNSGEQLITDVLNVDCDDRDRHGEVVDFLAERAERDVEDQLDAAMSHVEHERLDNGAHLYTIDVENHAHRFTYPAPGKTTGEIHDRKVAETGDPVITIGYGPDFAVLRSDGVRLDIPRMVTELTEEVDGGGVSGGGHLVVGSIKFVKGRRESVIDALVEKMAEAEIDEDLGSSTALPEEV; encoded by the coding sequence ATGTCTTCGCCAACTGGCACCGGTGACGGTGCGACGGTCCCCGACGGCGGGACCATCGTCTACGATCTCGCGGACCAATGTACGTCCGATGATCTCGAAGAAGGCGCACTGTATCACGCAACTGTCAACGGCACCGTCGAATACGGCGTGTTTGTCGATCTCTCCGATGCTGTCTCCGGGCTCGTCCACGACTCTAATCTCTTGGGCCAGTACGACGTGGGCGACGACCTCATCGTCGAACTCGGCGAGATCCGCCCCGACGGCGACCTGAGCTTCGAGGAAGTACGGGTCGCCGACTACGAGGACGAGCGCGTCGTCCACGGCGACGCGACCACCGTCGCCGACCTCGCCGACGCGACCGGCGAGACGGTCATCATCGAGGGCCAGGTCGTCCAAATCAAACAGACCGGCGGTCCCACAGTGTTCCAGGTCCGTGACGAAACCGGCATCGTCCCGTGTGCTGCCTTCGAAGAAGCTGGCGTCCGCGCCCATCCCGACGTGGAGATCGACGACATCGTCCGCGTCTCGGGCCGGGCCGAAGAGCGCGACGACGGCCTGCAGGTCGAGGCCGAGTCGTTGACTGTCCTCGACGGCGACGCGGCTGCCGACGTGGAGAGCGACCTCGACGCCGCGCTGGCCGAGGCCGCCGAACCAGCCGACGTGGAGCCGCTCGTCGAGTGGCCCGCTTTCGAGAAGCTGTGGGACGACCTTCGTGAAGTCGCGACGGAACTCCGAAAGACGGTGCTCTCGGGCCGTCCGATCCGGATGCGCCACCACGCCGACGGCGACGGACTCTGTGCAAGCGTCCCGCTACAGGTCGCGCTGGAATCGTTCATCGCCTCCCAGTACGAGGACGCCAGCGCGCCCCAGCACCTCCTCAAGCGCCTGCCGAGCAAGGCCCCCTACTACGAGATGGAGGACGTGACCCGAGACCTCAACTTCGCGCTAGAGGACCGCACCCGCCACGGCCAGAAGCTCCCGATGCTGCTGATGCTCGACAACGGCTCGACCGAAGAGGACACGCCGGCCTACCGCAACCTCCGGCACTACGACATCCCGGTTGTCGTTGTCGACCATCACCATCCGGACCCGGAGGCCGTCGAACCGCTCATCGAACAACACGTCAATCCCTACCTCCACGACGAGGACTACCGCATCACGACGGGCATGCTCTGTGTCGAACTCGCCCGGATGATAGACCCCGACCTCACTGAGGACCTCGCGCACGTTCCCGCCGTCGCCGGCCTCTCGGACCGCTCGGAGGCCGAGGCGATGCGCGACTACATCGACCTGGCGAGCGAGCAGGGCTACGACGAGACCGACCTGCGGGACATCGGCGAGGCACTCGACTACGCGACCCACTGGCTGCGCTACAACTCCGGCGAACAGCTCATCACCGACGTGCTAAACGTCGACTGTGACGACCGGGACCGCCACGGAGAAGTCGTCGACTTCCTGGCCGAGCGGGCCGAACGCGACGTCGAGGACCAGCTCGACGCCGCCATGAGCCACGTCGAACACGAGCGCCTCGACAACGGCGCACACCTCTACACCATCGACGTGGAGAACCACGCCCACCGATTCACGTACCCCGCCCCCGGCAAGACCACCGGCGAAATCCACGACCGGAAGGTCGCGGAGACCGGTGACCCCGTCATCACCATCGGCTACGGCCCGGACTTCGCTGTCCTGCGCTCGGACGGTGTTCGTCTGGACATCCCGCGGATGGTCACCGAACTAACCGAAGAAGTCGACGGTGGCGGCGTCTCTGGGGGCGGCCACCTCGTTGTCGGCTCCATCAAGTTCGTCAAGGGCCGCCGCGAGTCGGTCATCGACGCTCTCGTCGAGAAGATGGCCGAAGCCGAGATCGACGAGGACCTCGGAAGCTCGACGGCGCTGCCCGAAGAAGTATAG
- a CDS encoding phospholipase, whose translation MRSLTLVCCVLVLVATAPQTATGQAASTATTAGGPDEPSIHAVYPDPVAGGDEGEFVVLSIPDETNIGEYAVTDGDSTAPVPNTTASGRVVLSTAPNRTRTLTDWPVVGLGGHLGLANSGERIRLQRGNRTVDAVRYADPAEGELGVVHGSVVRWRPLGATDRPVVRAAGGEVRAFTLPDTPAAPIRPIRDADERVYLAGYTLSSARVADALIAAQRRGATVRVLLEGEPVGSRTAAEARTLDRLTEAGVPVRVLTGSRARYRYHHAKYAVADEQAVVLTENWKPAGTGGNSSRGWGVVTAQPRVVAGLNRTFRSDAGWQDSKSWGQYRRGRQFERGEPATGEYQTRFSAESVTVRRTDLLVTPDNAQGELVATIDSADDSVDVVQPTVGDWDSPLLRALRRAASRGVEVRLLLSDAWYVREENTRTAKRFREWAKRNDAALAAKVADPDGRYEKIHAKGAVVDDERVVVGSLNWNEQAATENREVVVVLHGSDAAAYFGAVFDTDWAAGGFDTPVGVLAAVVSLLVVAGLAARRVSFEA comes from the coding sequence ATGCGGTCGCTCACACTCGTCTGTTGCGTGCTCGTCCTCGTAGCCACGGCCCCACAGACCGCCACCGGACAGGCCGCTTCGACCGCGACGACGGCCGGCGGTCCCGACGAGCCGTCGATTCACGCGGTGTACCCGGACCCCGTCGCCGGCGGCGACGAGGGGGAGTTCGTCGTCCTCAGCATTCCTGACGAGACCAACATCGGGGAGTACGCCGTCACCGACGGCGACAGCACCGCCCCCGTTCCGAACACGACCGCCAGCGGGCGCGTCGTCCTCTCGACGGCACCGAACCGGACCCGGACGCTCACCGACTGGCCGGTCGTGGGCCTCGGTGGACACCTCGGGCTGGCAAACAGCGGCGAGCGTATCCGACTCCAGCGCGGCAACCGGACCGTCGACGCCGTCCGGTACGCCGACCCGGCGGAGGGCGAACTCGGCGTCGTGCACGGCTCGGTCGTCCGCTGGCGGCCGCTTGGCGCGACCGACCGCCCCGTCGTCAGGGCCGCCGGTGGCGAGGTCCGTGCGTTCACGCTGCCGGATACACCCGCTGCTCCGATTCGGCCGATCCGAGACGCCGACGAGCGGGTGTACCTGGCCGGGTACACACTCTCCTCGGCCAGGGTCGCCGACGCCCTCATCGCCGCCCAGCGCCGCGGCGCGACAGTCCGCGTCCTTCTCGAAGGTGAACCGGTCGGTAGCCGCACCGCCGCGGAAGCCCGCACCCTCGACCGGCTGACCGAGGCCGGCGTCCCGGTTCGGGTATTGACAGGCTCGCGCGCCAGATACCGCTACCACCACGCCAAGTACGCCGTCGCCGACGAGCAGGCCGTCGTGCTGACGGAAAACTGGAAGCCCGCTGGTACCGGCGGCAACAGCAGTCGGGGCTGGGGCGTGGTGACGGCACAGCCGCGGGTCGTCGCGGGGCTGAACCGGACGTTCCGTTCCGACGCCGGCTGGCAGGACAGCAAGTCGTGGGGGCAGTACCGTCGGGGCCGGCAGTTCGAGCGCGGAGAGCCGGCAACTGGGGAGTATCAGACCCGCTTTTCCGCAGAGTCGGTGACGGTCCGGCGGACGGACCTCCTAGTCACCCCGGACAACGCGCAGGGAGAGCTCGTCGCGACGATAGACAGCGCGGACGACTCCGTCGACGTCGTCCAGCCGACAGTCGGGGACTGGGACAGCCCGCTACTCCGGGCGCTCCGTCGAGCGGCATCCCGCGGCGTCGAGGTCCGCCTGCTCCTCAGTGACGCGTGGTACGTCCGCGAGGAGAACACACGGACGGCAAAGCGGTTCCGGGAGTGGGCCAAGCGCAACGACGCGGCGCTGGCGGCCAAGGTGGCCGACCCCGACGGCCGCTACGAAAAGATACACGCGAAAGGCGCAGTCGTCGACGACGAGCGCGTCGTCGTCGGCAGCCTCAACTGGAACGAGCAGGCGGCGACGGAGAACCGGGAGGTCGTGGTGGTACTCCACGGGAGCGACGCGGCGGCCTACTTCGGCGCGGTCTTCGACACGGACTGGGCAGCCGGCGGGTTCGACACGCCGGTCGGGGTCCTCGCCGCGGTGGTCAGTCTCCTCGTGGTCGCCGGACTCGCCGCTCGCCGCGTGTCCTTCGAGGCGTAA
- a CDS encoding phycocyanobilin lyase encodes MSNGDDEADASDDAEADGSDVTAEELESRLTEAGDALEAAETEADLDDVESSLDDIESDLEAADLPEPDEDDDDADDPREELESQLSDLRDDLGAQRGPYAEDVVAIVSDAADTVTDSEWTDDGEAEAQDAVETFLDESAEFVDHDADTGGDFVAAGDALSTVADAIDSANLDPDEDAETIEGLLEAAETLETGLEDAEVWDDLTVQEQLDARGFYDILTNENRKDFPPEWNAAKLHAEEGDFEQVLFAYDKLGSEFFDGYIVDLLYNLGSDAEPAFDAMHQRAQKRDKGPIEVLGKIGDERATETLHDYIDGDGDPALQKVTLRALGAIGSAESVQPVANRLDADSEEVRSVAARALGLLGDTRAIEPLSDVLKSDDSDSVRASAAWALRQIGTEAALDEAARYTDDRAYLVQAEAEKAASA; translated from the coding sequence ATGAGCAACGGGGACGACGAGGCCGACGCGTCGGACGACGCCGAGGCAGATGGGAGCGACGTGACCGCCGAAGAACTGGAATCGCGTCTCACAGAGGCCGGCGACGCGTTAGAGGCCGCAGAGACGGAAGCCGACCTCGACGACGTTGAGTCGTCCCTCGACGACATCGAGAGCGACCTCGAAGCCGCTGACCTGCCCGAACCCGACGAGGACGACGATGACGCCGATGACCCCCGGGAGGAACTGGAGTCACAGCTCTCCGACCTCCGCGACGATCTCGGTGCACAGCGCGGCCCCTACGCCGAGGATGTCGTCGCCATCGTTTCCGACGCCGCCGACACTGTCACCGACAGCGAGTGGACCGACGACGGAGAGGCCGAGGCTCAGGACGCCGTCGAGACGTTCCTCGACGAAAGCGCGGAGTTCGTCGACCACGACGCCGACACGGGCGGCGATTTCGTCGCTGCCGGGGACGCACTGAGTACAGTCGCCGACGCCATCGACTCGGCAAACCTCGACCCCGACGAGGACGCTGAGACTATCGAGGGCCTTCTCGAAGCGGCCGAGACGCTAGAAACGGGGCTCGAAGATGCCGAAGTCTGGGACGACCTCACAGTGCAGGAGCAACTCGACGCGCGTGGGTTCTACGACATCCTGACGAACGAGAACCGAAAAGACTTCCCGCCAGAATGGAACGCCGCAAAGCTCCACGCCGAAGAAGGGGACTTCGAGCAGGTGCTGTTCGCCTACGACAAACTCGGGTCGGAGTTCTTCGACGGCTACATCGTCGACCTCCTGTACAACCTCGGGAGCGACGCCGAGCCGGCCTTTGACGCGATGCACCAGCGCGCACAGAAACGCGACAAGGGGCCCATCGAGGTACTGGGGAAAATCGGCGACGAGCGCGCCACCGAGACGCTGCACGACTATATCGACGGCGACGGCGATCCCGCGCTCCAGAAGGTCACGCTCCGCGCGCTGGGCGCTATCGGCAGTGCGGAGTCGGTCCAGCCGGTCGCCAATCGGCTCGACGCTGACAGTGAGGAGGTCCGCTCGGTCGCGGCTCGGGCCCTCGGCCTACTTGGGGATACTCGCGCTATCGAGCCGCTGAGCGACGTCCTCAAATCCGACGACAGCGACTCAGTTCGCGCCTCCGCCGCGTGGGCGCTCCGACAGATAGGGACCGAAGCGGCCCTCGACGAGGCCGCCCGCTATACGGACGACCGCGCGTATCTGGTCCAGGCCGAGGCGGAGAAAGCGGCGAGCGCCTGA